A genome region from Pseudomonas pergaminensis includes the following:
- the mksE gene encoding Mks condensin complex protein MksE, whose product MHLDLSELSQLAPIFRELFKGYHVSRRDPELYAQLSNFQDQYRTLFRALGFELVCDTRGFYYFVPDSAIASAQVNKTAQRLALFTFIIVEHLADQGRDPIAVLDGGSLGRDELPSLLEKYRDLFIQAEVQTQEELEEKIMRRMTQLGFASEDSGVYRFLPPMHRFLDVCLSVQQDRDLAASVHSVLPLPAPVIIDEDSDEKLLKTDDPLDLSDFADESEEDALARAIAEEQETDA is encoded by the coding sequence ATGCATCTTGATCTATCCGAACTGTCCCAGCTGGCGCCGATCTTTCGCGAGCTGTTCAAGGGTTACCACGTCAGCCGCCGCGACCCGGAGCTGTACGCGCAACTGTCGAACTTCCAGGACCAGTACCGCACGCTGTTCAGGGCCTTGGGCTTTGAGCTGGTCTGCGATACACGGGGTTTCTACTATTTCGTGCCGGACTCCGCCATCGCCAGCGCGCAGGTGAACAAGACCGCCCAGCGCCTGGCACTGTTTACCTTCATCATCGTCGAGCACTTGGCCGACCAAGGCCGCGACCCGATTGCCGTGCTCGACGGTGGCAGCCTGGGCCGTGATGAGCTGCCGTCGCTGCTGGAGAAGTACCGCGACCTGTTTATCCAGGCCGAGGTGCAGACCCAGGAAGAACTCGAAGAAAAAATCATGCGCCGCATGACCCAGCTGGGCTTTGCCAGCGAAGACAGCGGCGTGTACCGCTTCCTGCCGCCGATGCACCGCTTCCTCGATGTGTGCCTGTCGGTGCAGCAAGACCGCGACCTGGCGGCCAGCGTGCACAGCGTGTTGCCGCTGCCGGCACCGGTGATCATCGACGAAGACAGCGATGAGAAGCTGCTGAAAACCGATGACCCACTCGACTTGAGCGACTTCGCGGATGAAAGCGAAGAAGACGCACTGGCCCGTGCGATTGCCGAAGAACAGGAGACCGATGCATGA
- the mksB gene encoding Mks condensin complex protein MksB translates to MIEPKRVLRALAEHWALLEPLCEHFDQGTLSLGELRAQLAAQQLDSTPQDITSLLDVWIRLDILVPVAKSPNRFELNAQIHDFLAYLRKEHRLGLCLEIEAYLRHLERLAGYIQDAFDIRDGHDLARQLRLLDMRVRDVLKKLANDEQALAAVADRAKTSDRQIPLRQRYAEVLATWDEYVEPMIQLVNADGAFEQGVRKVENVLLRMLTEQQRLGHLVDDDMLLRTHARILEMQTSAQLTLRHARELLLPLREEARRHNAVTRGAALALSAIRRKGLDAVPQAAMPMFTRPQSTFLGSASQVEAYVYALANFEPKPARFPKAHKSHKGDAQRAPRTVKEMLERCEDALPMPDLMTWLLEQEPDGATDELLYWFSRLSREKRFKRERLERRDYHTHEHQVSLRSFALLPATPDAAENSASTASVRTSHAS, encoded by the coding sequence ATGATCGAACCCAAGCGCGTCCTGCGCGCCCTCGCCGAACACTGGGCCTTACTTGAGCCACTGTGCGAACACTTCGACCAAGGCACCCTGAGCCTGGGCGAGCTGCGCGCACAACTGGCCGCCCAACAACTGGACAGCACGCCCCAGGACATCACCAGCCTGCTGGACGTGTGGATTCGCCTGGATATCCTGGTGCCTGTCGCCAAGAGCCCGAACCGATTCGAGCTCAATGCGCAGATCCACGACTTCCTGGCCTATCTTCGCAAGGAGCACCGGCTTGGCCTGTGCCTGGAAATCGAAGCCTACCTGCGCCACCTTGAGCGCCTGGCCGGTTATATCCAGGACGCCTTCGACATCCGTGATGGCCACGACCTGGCCCGCCAGCTGCGACTGCTGGATATGCGCGTGCGCGACGTGCTGAAAAAGCTCGCCAACGACGAGCAGGCCCTCGCCGCCGTGGCCGACCGGGCCAAGACCAGCGATCGGCAGATCCCGCTGCGCCAGCGTTATGCCGAGGTATTGGCGACCTGGGACGAATACGTCGAACCCATGATCCAGCTGGTGAACGCCGACGGCGCCTTCGAGCAAGGCGTGCGCAAGGTAGAAAACGTGCTGCTGCGCATGCTCACCGAGCAACAGCGCCTCGGCCACTTGGTGGACGACGACATGCTGCTGCGCACCCACGCACGCATCCTCGAAATGCAGACCAGCGCCCAACTGACCCTGCGCCATGCTCGCGAGCTGTTGCTGCCGCTGCGCGAAGAAGCGCGCCGGCACAATGCCGTGACCCGTGGCGCGGCGCTAGCCTTGTCGGCCATCCGCCGCAAAGGCCTGGACGCGGTGCCGCAAGCGGCGATGCCGATGTTCACCCGGCCGCAAAGTACCTTTCTCGGCAGTGCCAGCCAAGTCGAGGCGTACGTGTATGCCCTGGCGAATTTCGAGCCGAAACCGGCACGTTTCCCCAAGGCGCACAAATCCCACAAGGGCGACGCCCAGCGCGCACCGCGCACGGTCAAGGAGATGCTCGAGCGTTGCGAAGACGCACTGCCGATGCCAGACCTGATGACCTGGTTGCTGGAGCAGGAACCGGACGGCGCCACCGACGAATTGCTGTACTGGTTCTCACGGCTGTCTCGCGAAAAACGCTTCAAGCGCGAACGCCTGGAGCGTCGCGATTACCACACACACGAGCACCAGGTCAGCCTGCGCTCGTTCGCCCTGCTCCCGGCCACGCCCGACGCCGCCGAGAATTCTGCGAGCACCGCTTCTGTAAGGACTTCGCATGCATCTTGA
- a CDS encoding energy transducer TonB, with protein sequence MQVVNWLPRTELPFAAPSRPELLQALEPYEAFESSGEEAAAPVAVVEPTPQTRPVVERAKIEVPRPAPVTKAAKVVEEAAPVVKAPVVPPPRFALQLLRAGRCLLLVELPTGERFQTRDPAYMLLKDMLRAAGLPDSPQIVGDPVRWPLLVRGNMDQGPEAARDFVQGFVSARLEDEPCVCLWLIGLPAVRFAGEANAEAWYRELQVESLGSVWALPGLELLMEEPQRKADVWQAMRRLMARWKTTDE encoded by the coding sequence ATGCAGGTGGTCAACTGGCTGCCCCGCACCGAACTGCCGTTTGCCGCGCCGTCGCGGCCGGAGCTGTTGCAGGCGCTTGAGCCCTACGAGGCGTTCGAGTCTTCGGGGGAAGAGGCGGCCGCGCCCGTGGCGGTGGTCGAGCCCACCCCGCAAACGCGCCCGGTGGTGGAACGGGCGAAGATCGAAGTACCGCGTCCCGCGCCAGTCACCAAGGCGGCCAAGGTGGTCGAAGAGGCTGCGCCGGTGGTCAAGGCCCCGGTGGTACCGCCACCGCGTTTTGCCCTGCAATTGCTGCGGGCCGGGCGCTGCCTGCTGCTGGTGGAGTTGCCGACCGGCGAACGCTTCCAGACCCGCGACCCCGCCTACATGCTGCTAAAAGACATGCTGCGTGCCGCCGGCCTGCCCGACAGCCCGCAAATCGTCGGCGACCCGGTGCGCTGGCCGCTGCTGGTGCGCGGCAACATGGACCAGGGCCCGGAAGCCGCGAGGGATTTTGTGCAAGGCTTTGTATCGGCACGCCTGGAAGACGAACCCTGTGTGTGCCTGTGGCTGATCGGCCTGCCCGCCGTGCGATTTGCCGGCGAAGCCAACGCCGAAGCCTGGTACCGCGAGCTCCAGGTCGAAAGCCTGGGCTCGGTATGGGCCCTGCCGGGCCTGGAATTATTAATGGAAGAGCCACAGCGTAAGGCTGATGTCTGGCAAGCCATGCGCCGGCTGATGGCGCGCTGGAAAACGACCGATGAGTGA
- the rimI gene encoding ribosomal protein S18-alanine N-acetyltransferase, whose amino-acid sequence MSEALSFRPMTEADLDAVLKIEYAAFSHPWTRGIFLDGLGKYQIWLMFEGEQQVGHGVVQIILDEAHLLNITVKPENQGRGLGLALLEHLMSRAYAANARECFLEVRDSNTGAFRLYERYGFNEIGRRRDYYPAVGGREDAVVMACTLVD is encoded by the coding sequence ATGAGTGAGGCTTTATCCTTCCGCCCGATGACCGAGGCCGACCTCGACGCCGTGCTGAAAATCGAATACGCCGCGTTCAGCCACCCCTGGACCCGTGGGATATTTCTCGACGGGTTGGGTAAGTACCAGATCTGGCTGATGTTTGAAGGTGAGCAGCAGGTGGGGCATGGCGTGGTGCAGATCATCCTCGACGAGGCTCACCTGCTGAATATCACCGTGAAGCCGGAAAACCAGGGCCGCGGCCTCGGCCTGGCGTTGCTGGAACATCTGATGTCCCGCGCCTATGCCGCCAATGCCCGTGAATGCTTCCTGGAAGTGCGCGACAGTAATACCGGCGCGTTTCGCCTGTATGAGCGCTATGGCTTCAATGAAATTGGCCGCCGGCGCGACTATTACCCCGCCGTCGGTGGCCGCGAAGATGCGGTCGTGATGGCCTGCACCCTGGTCGATTAA
- the can gene encoding carbonate dehydratase, whose protein sequence is MNELQDLLDNNERWADAIKQEDPEFFAKLARQQTPEYLWIGCSDARVPANEIVGMLPGDLFVHRNVANVVLHTDLNCLSVIQYAVDVLKVKHILVTGHYGCGGVRASMQDRQFGLIDGWLRTIRDLYYENRDVLAQLPTEEERVDRLCELNVIQQVANVGHTSIVQNAWHRGQSLSIHGCIYGIKDGRWKSLNTTISGFEQLPPQYRLRPLGEA, encoded by the coding sequence ATGAACGAACTACAAGACCTGCTTGATAACAACGAACGCTGGGCGGACGCGATCAAACAGGAAGATCCCGAATTCTTCGCCAAGCTCGCCCGCCAGCAAACCCCGGAATACCTGTGGATCGGCTGTTCCGACGCACGGGTACCGGCCAATGAGATCGTCGGCATGCTGCCCGGTGATCTGTTCGTACACCGTAACGTGGCCAACGTGGTGCTGCACACCGACCTCAACTGCCTGTCGGTGATCCAGTACGCAGTGGACGTGCTCAAGGTCAAACACATCCTGGTCACCGGCCACTATGGCTGTGGCGGCGTGCGCGCGTCGATGCAAGACCGTCAGTTCGGCCTGATCGATGGCTGGTTGCGCACCATTCGTGACCTCTACTACGAAAACCGCGACGTGTTGGCCCAGCTGCCGACGGAAGAAGAGCGCGTCGACCGCCTGTGCGAGTTGAACGTGATCCAGCAAGTGGCCAACGTCGGTCACACCAGCATTGTGCAAAACGCCTGGCACCGTGGGCAGAGCCTGTCGATCCATGGCTGCATCTACGGCATCAAGGATGGCCGCTGGAAGAGCTTGAACACCACCATCAGTGGTTTCGAGCAGTTGCCGCCGCAATATCGCCTGCGCCCGCTGGGTGAAGCCTAA
- a CDS encoding SET domain-containing protein-lysine N-methyltransferase, producing the protein MKTQAMDKAKTAVSDCLYPFKSTLGPGYPSVEQFEVVQNIEGVGVGIKARTAFDSRVCIAKISGYALNERRLHTLQLSSRTHLYDCWFSGLFSHSCKPNVFLDLHYLEVWTLRDIRPGELLSMDYTMTEDVLFRQFACQCGELNCRGWITGHDELLSAEGQAFMAQWRERKRP; encoded by the coding sequence ATGAAAACTCAGGCCATGGATAAGGCTAAAACTGCTGTGAGTGACTGCCTTTACCCTTTCAAGTCCACGCTCGGACCGGGCTACCCTTCGGTCGAGCAATTCGAAGTGGTGCAGAATATTGAAGGCGTGGGGGTCGGAATCAAGGCACGCACGGCCTTTGACAGCCGTGTGTGCATCGCCAAAATCTCCGGCTATGCCCTGAACGAGCGACGCCTGCACACCTTGCAGCTATCGTCGCGCACCCACCTCTACGACTGTTGGTTCAGTGGCCTGTTTTCACATTCATGCAAACCGAATGTGTTTCTCGACCTGCACTATCTGGAGGTCTGGACCCTGCGGGACATCCGTCCAGGCGAGCTGCTGAGCATGGATTACACCATGACCGAAGACGTGCTGTTCCGGCAGTTCGCTTGCCAATGCGGCGAGCTGAACTGCCGGGGCTGGATTACCGGTCACGACGAGCTGCTAAGCGCCGAGGGCCAGGCGTTCATGGCCCAGTGGCGCGAGCGCAAACGCCCTTAG
- the acpA gene encoding acid phosphatase, translating to MSDEHEDRPTPDSADQPPVDTSRRRFLGGAAVLGIGATLSACGNTGEVPGKPVARPLTPQELDKALHDQVKTVVVIYAENRSFNNLFADFPGVEKPLSALSVADVQQRDRDGSVLSTLPPTWGGVLQVGPQTVDGVTYPSEVQFQENLPNAPFALKGPNGEDLPLSLVTRDLWHVFYQNQMQINGGKNDGFVAWADSGGLVMGHYAQSRYSLRLWDVAKEFVLCDNFFQGAFGGSFLNHQYLISATAPFYPNAAQSVAKAQIATLQSDDPTDPRLKPLDKSPASAMTGPPQFGPSALTPDGYGVNTLAPPYWPTWIRDPENPDYSKPDLPNVLVPQTHEHIGDKLSKKNVDWAWYAGAWQATLDQFKDSGGIPKIPNFQYHHQPFNYFKQQGPENRAERDKRLRDGGLGDESSTNKFFADAQAGKLPAVTFYKPQGNLNMHAGYADVASGDRHIARALKVLQESPQWKNMVVVVTVDENGGWWDHVAPPKGDRWGPGTRVPAIVVSPFARKGTVDHTVYDTASILRLITRVFQLETLDGLKQRDDAMIARGQKPMGDLSNALQFNL from the coding sequence ATGAGTGACGAGCACGAAGACCGCCCTACCCCCGATTCCGCCGACCAACCGCCCGTAGACACCAGCCGTCGGCGTTTCCTGGGAGGCGCGGCGGTGTTGGGGATCGGTGCGACCCTGAGTGCCTGCGGCAATACCGGCGAAGTACCGGGCAAGCCGGTGGCGCGGCCACTGACGCCGCAAGAGCTGGACAAGGCCTTGCACGACCAGGTGAAAACCGTGGTGGTGATCTATGCCGAGAACCGCAGCTTCAACAATTTGTTTGCAGATTTCCCCGGTGTAGAGAAACCACTGTCGGCCCTTTCTGTCGCTGACGTCCAGCAACGCGACCGCGACGGCAGTGTGCTGTCCACCCTGCCTCCCACCTGGGGCGGCGTGTTGCAAGTCGGCCCGCAAACGGTGGACGGGGTGACCTACCCCAGCGAGGTGCAATTCCAGGAAAACCTGCCCAACGCGCCGTTCGCCCTCAAGGGGCCCAACGGCGAAGACCTGCCCCTGAGCCTGGTCACCCGCGATTTGTGGCACGTGTTCTACCAGAACCAGATGCAGATCAATGGCGGCAAGAACGACGGTTTCGTTGCCTGGGCGGACTCCGGTGGCCTGGTGATGGGCCACTACGCCCAGAGCCGGTACTCCCTGCGCCTGTGGGACGTCGCCAAGGAGTTTGTGCTGTGCGATAACTTCTTCCAGGGTGCGTTCGGTGGCTCGTTCCTCAACCATCAATACCTGATCAGCGCCACCGCACCGTTTTACCCGAATGCCGCGCAATCGGTGGCCAAGGCGCAGATCGCCACGCTGCAAAGCGATGACCCCACCGACCCGCGCCTCAAGCCGCTGGACAAGTCCCCGGCCAGCGCGATGACCGGCCCGCCACAGTTCGGCCCTAGTGCGTTGACCCCGGACGGTTACGGCGTGAACACCCTGGCGCCGCCTTACTGGCCGACCTGGATCCGCGACCCGGAAAACCCGGATTACTCCAAACCCGACCTGCCCAACGTGCTGGTGCCACAAACCCACGAGCACATCGGTGACAAGCTGTCGAAAAAGAATGTCGACTGGGCCTGGTACGCCGGCGCGTGGCAAGCCACCTTGGACCAGTTCAAGGACTCGGGCGGCATTCCGAAGATTCCGAACTTCCAGTATCACCACCAGCCATTCAACTACTTCAAGCAGCAGGGTCCGGAAAATCGCGCCGAGCGTGACAAGCGCCTGCGCGATGGTGGCTTGGGGGATGAGTCGAGCACCAACAAGTTCTTCGCCGACGCCCAAGCCGGCAAACTGCCCGCGGTGACCTTCTACAAGCCTCAAGGCAACCTGAACATGCACGCCGGTTATGCCGACGTGGCCTCTGGCGACCGCCATATCGCCCGCGCCCTGAAAGTGCTGCAAGAGAGCCCGCAGTGGAAAAACATGGTGGTGGTGGTGACCGTCGATGAAAACGGCGGCTGGTGGGACCACGTGGCCCCACCCAAGGGCGACCGCTGGGGACCGGGCACACGGGTCCCGGCGATTGTGGTGTCACCGTTCGCACGCAAAGGCACGGTGGACCATACGGTGTACGACACTGCCTCGATCCTGCGGTTGATCACCCGGGTGTTCCAGCTGGAGACCCTGGACGGCCTCAAGCAGCGGGATGACGCCATGATCGCCCGTGGCCAGAAGCCCATGGGTGACTTGAGCAATGCCTTGCAATTCAACCTGTAG
- a CDS encoding short-chain fatty acid transporter — MADAIEESRYARFALRCSNFAERWFPDSWVFAALAVIIVAVATLGMGAAPTEAAKAFGDGFWSLIPFTMQMAFVVIGGYVVASSPPAVKLIDRLARIPKNGRSAVAWVALISMVASLLNWGLSLVFGGLLVRALARRTDLRMDYRAAGAAAYLGLGAVWALGLSSSAAQLQANPASLPPSILSITGVIPFTDTIFLWQSGVLLLALIVVSLIIAYATAPGPNSARDAMACGVDPAFNLPKLQAPTRPGEWLEHSPLLTILLALLAAGWLFHEFSTKPAISAISGLNTYNFLFIMTGALLHWRPRSFLDAVARAVPTTTGVLIQFPLYGSIAALMTVVKGGDGQTLAHHISTFFTSIASHDTYALLMGVYSAVLGFFIPSGGGKWIIEAPYVMQVANDLQYHLGWSVQIYNAAEALPNLINPFYMLPLLGVLGLKARDLIGFSFVQLLVHTPLVLFLLWALGTTLTYLPPVMP; from the coding sequence GTGGCCGATGCTATCGAAGAAAGCCGCTATGCTCGATTTGCCCTGCGCTGTTCCAACTTCGCCGAACGCTGGTTTCCAGACTCCTGGGTGTTTGCCGCCCTCGCCGTGATCATCGTCGCCGTGGCAACCCTGGGCATGGGTGCCGCGCCGACCGAAGCGGCCAAAGCCTTCGGCGATGGGTTCTGGAGCCTGATTCCATTCACCATGCAGATGGCCTTCGTGGTGATTGGTGGGTATGTGGTCGCCAGTTCGCCGCCTGCGGTGAAACTGATCGACCGTCTGGCGCGTATCCCCAAGAACGGCCGCTCCGCCGTGGCTTGGGTGGCCTTGATCTCGATGGTCGCCTCATTGTTGAACTGGGGCCTGTCCCTGGTATTTGGCGGTTTGCTGGTACGGGCATTGGCGCGTCGCACTGATTTGCGCATGGATTATCGCGCGGCCGGGGCTGCGGCCTATCTGGGCCTTGGCGCTGTGTGGGCGCTGGGGTTGTCGTCGTCGGCCGCGCAGTTGCAGGCCAACCCGGCCAGCTTGCCACCGTCGATTCTGTCGATCACGGGGGTGATCCCCTTCACCGATACCATTTTCCTGTGGCAATCCGGCGTGCTCTTGCTGGCGTTGATCGTGGTGTCGCTGATCATCGCCTACGCCACCGCCCCCGGCCCGAACAGCGCCCGCGATGCCATGGCTTGCGGGGTCGACCCGGCCTTCAACCTGCCCAAGCTGCAAGCTCCCACCCGCCCGGGTGAATGGCTGGAACACAGCCCGTTGCTGACTATCCTGCTGGCGCTGCTGGCGGCTGGCTGGCTGTTCCATGAGTTTTCGACCAAGCCGGCGATCAGCGCGATCTCGGGGCTGAACACCTATAACTTCCTGTTCATCATGACCGGTGCCCTGCTGCACTGGCGCCCGCGCAGCTTCCTCGATGCAGTGGCCCGTGCCGTTCCGACCACCACTGGCGTACTGATCCAGTTCCCGCTGTACGGCTCGATCGCCGCGCTGATGACCGTGGTCAAGGGCGGTGACGGCCAGACCCTGGCGCACCATATCTCGACCTTCTTCACCTCCATCGCCTCTCACGACACCTACGCGCTGCTGATGGGTGTGTACTCGGCAGTGCTGGGCTTCTTTATCCCGTCGGGCGGCGGCAAGTGGATTATCGAAGCACCGTATGTGATGCAGGTGGCCAATGACCTGCAATACCACCTGGGCTGGTCGGTGCAGATCTACAACGCAGCCGAAGCGCTGCCGAACCTGATCAACCCGTTCTACATGCTGCCGTTGCTAGGGGTGCTGGGCTTGAAGGCGCGGGACTTGATCGGGTTCTCGTTCGTGCAGTTGCTGGTGCACACCCCGCTGGTGTTGTTCCTGCTGTGGGCGCTGGGGACGACGTTGACGTATTTGCCGCCGGTGATGCCTTAA
- a CDS encoding MFS transporter, whose amino-acid sequence MTATFSPQAQRFSRSDYKTLGLAALGGALEIYDFIIFVFFALTLSQLFFPPEMPEWLRLLQSFGIFVTGYLARPLGGILMAHFADHLGRKRVFSLSILMMALPCLLIGIMPTYAQIGYFAPLILLALRVLQGAAVGGEVPSAWTFVAEHAPTHHRGYALGFLQAGLTFGYLLGALTATLLAQVFTPAEILDYAWRLPFLLGGVFGVIGVWLRRWLSETPVFLEMQARRQAAAELPLRTVLRDHRAVLLPAMILTCVLTSGVVVLVVITPTMMQKTFGMSPSHTFALSALGIVFLNIGCVLAGLLVDRIGAWRAVLVYSLLLPVGVGILYASLINGGVWLGAAYALAGLSCGVVGAVPSVMVGLFPAHVRVSGISFTYNIAYALWASTTPLLLIALMPTRPWICVGYCVVMGAVGVVSVALFGKRHTLAA is encoded by the coding sequence ATGACTGCCACCTTTTCCCCACAGGCGCAGCGTTTTTCCCGCTCCGACTACAAAACCCTGGGCCTGGCCGCCCTGGGCGGTGCCCTGGAAATCTACGACTTCATTATCTTCGTGTTTTTCGCGCTGACCTTAAGCCAACTGTTCTTCCCGCCGGAAATGCCCGAGTGGCTGCGCCTGTTGCAGAGCTTTGGCATTTTCGTCACCGGCTACCTGGCACGCCCGTTGGGCGGCATCCTGATGGCGCACTTTGCCGATCACCTGGGGCGCAAGCGCGTGTTCAGCCTGAGTATCCTGATGATGGCCTTGCCCTGCCTGCTCATCGGGATCATGCCCACCTATGCGCAAATCGGTTATTTCGCCCCGCTGATCCTGCTGGCGCTGCGCGTGCTGCAAGGCGCCGCAGTGGGCGGTGAAGTGCCCAGCGCCTGGACCTTCGTCGCCGAGCACGCACCCACCCACCATCGCGGCTATGCCTTGGGGTTCCTGCAAGCCGGACTGACCTTCGGCTACCTGCTCGGCGCGCTTACCGCGACCCTGCTGGCGCAAGTTTTCACCCCAGCCGAAATCCTCGACTATGCCTGGCGGCTCCCCTTCCTGCTTGGCGGCGTATTCGGTGTGATCGGCGTGTGGCTGCGCCGCTGGCTCAGCGAAACCCCGGTATTCCTCGAAATGCAGGCTCGCCGCCAGGCCGCTGCCGAACTGCCACTGCGCACCGTGCTGCGCGACCATCGTGCCGTGCTGCTGCCTGCGATGATCCTCACCTGCGTGCTCACCTCTGGTGTGGTGGTGCTGGTGGTCATCACCCCGACCATGATGCAGAAAACCTTCGGCATGAGCCCCAGCCACACCTTCGCCTTGAGCGCCCTGGGCATCGTGTTCCTGAATATCGGCTGCGTACTGGCCGGCTTGCTGGTCGACCGCATTGGCGCCTGGCGCGCGGTGCTGGTCTACAGCCTGCTGCTGCCGGTGGGGGTCGGCATTTTATACGCCAGCCTGATCAACGGCGGCGTCTGGCTGGGGGCGGCGTATGCCCTGGCGGGACTCAGTTGTGGCGTGGTGGGCGCGGTACCTTCGGTGATGGTCGGCCTGTTTCCGGCGCACGTGCGGGTGTCAGGGATATCCTTCACCTACAACATTGCCTACGCGCTGTGGGCCAGTACGACACCGCTGCTGCTGATTGCACTGATGCCGACCCGCCCGTGGATTTGCGTGGGGTATTGCGTAGTGATGGGGGCGGTGGGCGTGGTGAGTGTGGCGCTGTTTGGAAAGCGCCACACCTTGGCTGCCTAG
- a CDS encoding GntT/GntP/DsdX family permease: MELSTAAWMVHDTRLMFCVLLAIASIIVLISATKLPPFLSILIGTFIAGVGAGLPPEEVAKAFSKGAGAILGEAGIIIALGSMLGALMAESGAADRIATTLLGLGKGKSLPWVMALVAMVIGLPLFFEVGLVMMVPIIFVMAKRSNQPLLKIAIPALAGMTTLHALMPPHPGPLIAVGALHADLGLTMLLGFCLAVPAVILAGPIYGNWLSKRLHVDEPADIGALFSAPPKAPRQPGFGVSLLIILLPVILMLGSTLAKVALPAESTVGLTLKFLGEPLIALGLAVIAAVICLGWAAGMPRADVGNTLRKALAPIAVLLLTIGAGGGLKQTLLDAGVSQTISKVAEGAHMPYLLLAWLIAVALRQATGSATVATTTTAGILAPMMAGLAATQSSLVALAIGAGSVFFCHVNDAGFWMVREYFGLQLKQTIWVWSVLQTIVSVVGLVGTLLMWHFLT; encoded by the coding sequence TTGGAGTTATCGACTGCCGCGTGGATGGTTCACGACACCCGCCTTATGTTCTGTGTACTGCTGGCCATCGCCAGCATCATTGTGCTGATCAGCGCGACCAAGTTGCCACCGTTCCTGTCGATCCTGATTGGCACCTTTATCGCCGGAGTCGGCGCCGGCCTGCCGCCAGAAGAGGTGGCCAAGGCGTTCAGCAAAGGCGCCGGGGCGATCCTCGGTGAAGCGGGGATTATCATCGCCCTGGGCTCGATGCTCGGCGCACTGATGGCCGAATCCGGCGCGGCCGACCGTATTGCCACCACCCTGCTCGGGCTGGGCAAGGGCAAGTCATTGCCGTGGGTAATGGCGCTGGTAGCCATGGTGATCGGCTTGCCGCTGTTCTTCGAAGTGGGCCTGGTGATGATGGTGCCGATCATCTTTGTGATGGCTAAACGGTCGAACCAGCCGCTGCTGAAAATCGCCATCCCGGCACTGGCGGGCATGACCACCCTGCACGCCCTGATGCCACCGCATCCAGGGCCGCTGATTGCAGTGGGCGCGTTGCATGCGGACCTGGGCCTGACCATGTTGCTGGGCTTCTGCCTGGCGGTGCCGGCGGTGATCCTGGCGGGCCCGATCTACGGCAACTGGCTGTCCAAGCGCCTGCATGTGGATGAACCAGCCGACATTGGCGCGCTGTTCAGTGCGCCACCCAAGGCGCCGCGCCAGCCGGGTTTCGGCGTGTCGCTGCTGATTATTCTGTTGCCGGTGATTCTGATGCTGGGCAGCACCCTGGCCAAGGTCGCGTTGCCAGCCGAAAGCACCGTCGGCCTGACCTTGAAGTTCCTCGGCGAGCCGTTGATCGCCCTCGGCCTGGCCGTGATTGCCGCCGTGATCTGCCTGGGCTGGGCCGCCGGCATGCCGCGTGCGGACGTTGGCAACACCCTGCGCAAAGCCCTCGCCCCCATCGCCGTGTTGCTGCTGACCATCGGCGCCGGCGGCGGCCTCAAGCAGACCCTGTTGGACGCCGGCGTCAGCCAGACCATCAGCAAGGTCGCCGAAGGCGCACACATGCCCTACCTGCTACTCGCGTGGCTGATTGCAGTTGCGCTGCGCCAGGCCACCGGCTCGGCCACCGTCGCCACCACCACGACCGCCGGCATCCTCGCACCGATGATGGCGGGCCTGGCCGCGACACAGAGTTCACTGGTAGCACTGGCGATCGGCGCCGGCTCGGTGTTCTTCTGCCACGTTAACGACGCCGGGTTCTGGATGGTGCGTGAGTACTTTGGCCTGCAGCTGAAGCAGACGATCTGGGTGTGGTCGGTGCTGCAGACCATCGTGTCAGTCGTGGGGTTGGTGGGTACGTTGTTGATGTGGCACTTCTTGACCTGA